A stretch of DNA from Microtus pennsylvanicus isolate mMicPen1 chromosome 20, mMicPen1.hap1, whole genome shotgun sequence:
ACCAGCGACCTACCTGAGGATGATCAAGCAGAGTTTGATGCGGTAAGACTATGTGCTGCCTCAGGATCCCTCTGGCCTCTTACCTCTCTCCCCCAGATAGTTCTTTCCCTTCCCTGGCAAGCCACAGCAATAAGTGGGTATGCCAACCCCAGCCTGGGTGGTCTCAGGGCTTTCAAAGGCCTTGCTGAGATGCCTGCCATCAATGAACAATGCCAGAAAGGAGGGTCAAGCCAGTAGGACTACAACTAACAAGACCTGCTAGTAAAACCCAAGTCTTAGGTTTTCTAAATACAATTGAAATACCCCAAAACAGTTATAGTCTCGGTTAGTGATTAAATAGGCCCCTGGGTTCTAATCCATAATTTGAGTTATAAAAGCTTGAACATTAATAAATGGCTTAAGGTTGCAGTaggcctttttgttttattatatatcttaCCCAGCGCATTCCCATTAGTATTTACCAAGAACTGGAATTTGAACGATTAGGAGCCATTAGGCAAGGTGTAACAAATGTCTTGGAGACTCCAGAAAAATAAGAGGCCTGGTTAGAGCAAAGTAATTTTGAGGAAAAACATAAATCTTATAATCAGCGGAGAAGAGACCGTGATAATATATTAGATTTGTTCGATGAGCTCATTGTGTTAATCAGGAATGGAATTATTTTCTATCATTTAACAGATATGCtcattctgttttgatttttttttcccagtgcaGAGGAAGAGGCGTCCCTGCCGCTATGGAGCCCTTGACTAATGTGACAATTAGGATGCATACAGGAAGTAGAGAGGAGAGTTAGGACCGCGTAGGTAGCATAAGAAGAAGCCTAAAGTAGGTAGTAGAAGTCATAGTGCTGTGGGGACAAAGCCCAGCAACGGCTTGTATAGATCTTCGTTATCTCCAAAGAAAGCTGAGCTGGGCTCACATTGGTGCTCAGCGAAGGTGTGGCCAAAAAGTCTTGGGGACATTCTCAGCAGGCCCAGTATGTGTGTCTGTTAGTCCTTTGGCCGTGTCTGTGGGGCTGGGTAGTTCTGGGGAATGTTGGTTGCTGGCTTATAATGATATGGCTTGGCGTACTCACTTATTCCTCATTCTGTTCTCCCCTGTGGGAATGTTTCCTACACTGTGGGGCATAGCTTCCCTGTCCCTTCTCTCAACAGTGTGTCCCTTGTGGCTTCTGTATTTGCTGGCATGtcagtctccctctccctcctgcccccagCTTAAGTATCTGGAGATAATGCAGATGATGTCATAGCCAATACTTGAATGTAAAGCTGTCCCTCCAAGGGTGTCTTAGTTAACCCTGTGCTCACAGAGTAGTAAAGGGTACGATGAGGAATTCCTGAACCGAAGACAGCGCGAGACCTGCCTATAAAATAATCAGGCCTTGGAGGCAGTGGATAGAACTCTGTCCCTTTTCACGTAACCGTGATGCACATGGACAATGCCACAGCCACCctgtttccaaacaaacaaatccatcaTCGTTTTCTTCTTGGAGGTACAGGGATAGCTCTTTATACAGACACGATGGAGCCTGAGTATAAATCTCTGATTGGCCGCTTTTCCTCACTGAGCCTGAGCAGCCTATGACTGTGGCGGCTAATGGCTGTGGGGGGAGGACACCAGCCAGTTTGTTTCCTGCAGCATATTACCCAGGAAGCGGCTGTGAAAGGGCCTGGGAGCCAGCGGTAAACACTGGTGATTGGAAGCTGCTCTCATCACCCTGGCTCAGAGAGGCGTGTACGTGGAGAGCTGAGTTTTCTCCTGATGTCAGCTAATGTCTCTGGCCCCCTCCGTGTCCCTGTGGGCCTTCGGAAGGCAGCTTTCGGGAAGTGAGCTGCATAATGGCTCTGCTGCTGCTCATAACGCTGACGTAAATGTGCAACTTGAGGAGCGGTGCAGTTGTGTGCCTCCCTACCTAGAGCTGTGGCTGTGCGGCCTCGGTGCTGGCTGGGAGCCTGTCCACTCCTCATCTCCTGGGCTCTCTGCCGGAAtctccagattaaaaaaaaaagaacatgtaagGCTATGTAGCAAGAATGTCTCCCACCACTGCCCGCCACTCAGTtctattttggagacagggtctcattatctCACCCTCTCGGGCCTAGAActccatatgtagaccaggctggcctagaattcagagatctgcctgtccttttctctgcttcccaagggctgagattaaaggtgtttgccactgtgcccagcttccAGGTGTTAATTTAAAGAAATATCAAGTAGAATGTCCGTCCGTTCAGTGTCTTTAACCTTCCTCTGATTTCTCTactgccataaaaaaaaaaactgtgacagGAAATAATATTCTTCAGACCTTGATTACTAGTTTAACTTGAACATGGAAGTGTGACGATTCCCACAGTGGGAAGGGTGGGGCAGGAAAGAAGTAgaattggtttatttgtttttttctaggtgatcccaatttttcttctattcctttaaaacaattttaGCAGGAAGTAAACTACTTTACAATAGGAATGGGCTGGAAAACAGTAGAAGCTAGCAGCCCTTCCCTTCCCAGTATAGAAAATCTGCATCTCAGCCACTCCTGGGTTGGTTAAAACAGTGTTTGCAAAGCTACTTCCCAAATGCCCTCCCCTGGGCCTACAGCCGGCCTTGGGTCAGTAACGCTTTCTGCTCATGACTTAAGCAGAAAATATTAAGACAGCCTCAGTAGAGGAGGACCCAGCTTTCCCTGTGCCGTGTAAAAGGAAGGTTTCCTGAGTCCAGTTTGGTGGGAGTCCCTGCCTGCCTGAGGTTTAGAGTATCCTAGAATATGCTTGATTGTGTTCATTGACTGTTGGCGCACTTGAACTTACCCGAGTTTTTCCTAAtgcttcccccttcctccctcctcaccaCCCTGCCTGGACACTAGTTTGCACAAGTAAGGCCACTCAACGCTTCTCTCTGCATGTTGTGTTCATCTGCCCTCTTGCATGCAGTGCTCTGCCACTTCCCGATCACTGTAGCTAACTGTTGCAAATTCCAATGAGTCCCTATTCGGGCCTGGCCTTAGGCTTAAAGATCATTAATCAAAGTAGAAACAACGCAACTGCAACTACGATGCACGAATCATTGTGAATCATTGTCTCTTTGCCTTGTGAGGCCTGAAGAATAAAactgaaggagggagagaaacacGGAGGCCTTTAGACATGGGGGTGTAGACTTGGAAGGGGTTGCAAGAAGAGGGTTTTATGATCTTGTCTTCAGCCTTTATAGATAAAGGTGGAGAGCAAAAGGGAAAGCCAAGCCCCACCCCACTTCTCAGTTTCTCGGTGACTGGAAGAGAAAGCACCCATTTTAATGTTCTCCTGTGTTAAGCCTTGGAGAAAAGCAGGGTGGAAAGTGACCTATGCAATTTTAGGATAATAAtttaggttatttttgttttctgagcctttctgtttctgtgttcctCTTAGAAATGGATGGGCGGTCAGCATTTGTGTTGGCCCATCCTGGACAGTTTTATTCTGCAGCTCTCTCCATGTTCTTTGTCACCATGGTTCCGAAGTCCCCCTGGCTGAAGTATTGGCATAGATCCTGAAGAACCTCAGGTCTTGTTGTCTGAGGCACAGCCACTTAGCTAAACATCCATTCATGAGAGGGAGTCACGTACCATGTCAGCTGGTACCCAGGGTCAGAGCACTTGGAGTTTTCCCATTTTCTGTGCTACATTAAGTTTCTATGGTAACTGTTACTACTCCATATTATAGGAATTGTGCCCTAGACATTGCCCCTCTCCTACTCAGCACACACTTGATATATGCTGTGCACACCACTCCtcatcctgttttgtttgtttgtttggttgttttttgtccATCACCATCTGCCCTTCCCTCTTGGTTTGAACTTCATGGCccactgtctccctccctcctcttgaGTTTCTCCCATGCTGCTTTGAGCTTGGTGAGACCAAGTCAGAAACAGGTGTAATACTTGCTTCTCTCGTCTGCTTGCACGTGTCACCTGTGGGTGCTCATGCCCACTTGTGAACAGTGACATCTTAGGCCTGGAGTCACTTCAAAATGTGGGCTAAAAGCGAGGCTGAAGTAATAGAGGGGCCATGGCTGGTTGTTATCCAGTGCATCTGGAGAACTGTTAGGGAAGCACACGTCCGCCCTCACAGGAGTTTTCTGTACATACAATGGCGGCCAGCCCTCCCcctgcccacccacccatccccagAGCCAAAAGGCAGAGCACACTGTGGAAGTTTCCCTCCTAGCAGTGAGGAACCCCCATCTGTGGCCTGGACTGCAGTACACTCATCCTTCCCCGAGTCCAGCTCTGGGAGTCTTGTGATCAGGGTTGGTAGCTGTAGATCTTGGGGTCCTCTGGGCTCCTGTGCTGTCGAATACTGGCAGAATCACCCTGCATCGTTCAGAGCTATGGCAGGGCAAGTTACCATTCATTCAGCGAGAAGAAGCAAGCTTCAACCCTATGAACTAGTAAGGGGGATTCCCCCTTGGGAATTGGGGGCCCTCAGTCAGTGACAGGCCCTCAGAATCTGCACACTGCTTCGGGCTGCCATTTTTACAGCTTCCCCTCCacctgagccttctctcctgaCCCTGTTGTGCACCAGCTGTGGCTCTAACAACTCTGCCCTCGCACTCCCACATGACCGCTGCTGACCGGCAGAGCCTCATGCCATCTTCACCAGCAGAGAGGGCAGGGTCTCATGGTCTTCTTTCTCTTGGGGCATATTCTGACCTCAGCTAAAATTCTTGGCCCCCAAATTTTGCTAGGCTCCCCTGGGGCCCTGTGGTGCAGTGTTGGAAAGACGGTCATGTAGTGCATGTGACAATTGCTAATaacaattttgtcttttttttccctccctcatcccccttcccccacacccTTTCCTTTTTAACTCTTGATTTTCTCACCTCTGGGGAAACCACAGGAGCTGGTAAGAAGCCCTACCTTCGTCCGCTTTCTAACGGGGTGTGCTGTGGTGGGCGTTTGTTCTCTGTCCTTTTGTCTCCTCTGAGTCTTCGGACTCTCTAGTCTGTCCCACACCCAGCACCCATTCCAGTGGCACAAGTCACTGTGGTGGCGAGGCAGATCTTTGAGATGCTGGTGGACTGGGTGCCATCTGAAGaccagcatgtgccaccagcctggccctgctggggctgctgctgcTCAGACAGATGCTGAGAAGATGCCAGCACATCTCCTGGCCCAGGCCTTGCTTCTCCAGGAGAACAGCGCTCAGAAACACTGAGACTTTCCTCAGTACTGATCCTTTGCTGCTCCCATCTTTCCTTACTTAAGAACAGAAATGGGAGAGCATCCATTTGCAAGGGTGCGGGCCAGGATTCAACTGTCCTTATTCTCCAGGCTATGCCTcccctgtctttttctttcttctctttttccttttatgtgtatgtggtaccAGAGGTCAAACTCAGGGGCTTATGCAGCATAGCTAGTTACATCCAGCCTTTCAgtcctcttttttattctttaaatttagatggagtctcactctgtagaccagcctgacttggaactcaaagagatccgttgcctctgcctgctgggcttaaacacatgtgccaccacatctggccatcttcctttaaaagttttttttgtccaatctttgtttttttttgagcagAGTCTCCTTTTGTGACCCTAGCTGGCCTGAGGTtcccaaagtactgggattacagtgtaAGCCACCAGGCCCATcttgtatttttactttatttatattaatacatatacatgtatatgtgtatatatataatttattaattcatttattctgagacggggtctcactgtaactctgagtgtcctggaactcatagaaatcctctTGCtcgtgcctcctgagtgctggcgttatttttattttttgagacagggtcttgctataccATTCTCTAGTCTAGCTGGAGTTGGTTAtcccccaggtgctgggattacaagcatgtgccactatgctggTCTAAAGGGAAAGTTCTACCTTGTTGGCTTTTCTGGAGAGAAGCAGCATGCTTCCAGGAGTGCGCTCAGATGATGTGCTGGCCTTCCTTGGGCCGGCATCCTCAGCTTAGAGACCAGAAGCCACATAGCCACTCGGCAGCTGAGGACTGCAGAGGAAAAGAGCCTGGCTGAGGTTCACAGTCTCCTCTCTAGGGTCTGCGTGGGGACCACTGAGCCCTTTTGTTTTCCTTGCTGTGAGAttcctgccttcccctctgcCTAGCAGGTGCCTGAAGAAAAGGTAGAGAAGGGAGCTACTGCTTCCTTACAGCCTTTCCCTGTCCTTGGTTTTTAAAGCTGCCGCCCACTCCGATCCCATCTGTGACTCAGTAGAGGTGAAGGATGGAGTCTCCTTCTCGCTGTTGTTTTCTCTTGggtcctgcttctcctcctccctgctcccacatacccacacacaggcagaggTTCTGTCTTGAATGCAGATAGGATTGCTTGGTAGCAATTCGTTTAAATCAGCACCTAAGAGATGggcctgcctccccccccccctttttttttaaggaaagctTTTATAAGTAACTCTAATGTGCAGCTAGAGTTGAGAGTCATTTGCCTAGATTCAGGAGTGAGGACTGGCCTTGCCTTCCTCCTGTGGAATAGGGGGTGTCCGCCCTAACAGAACAGGACTCCTAGGCTCCCCCTTCCTGAGTGCTGTCTTGATGTAATTACTGGAAGCAAGTTGCTGTACAAGGAGGGGCCCCAGCCTCAGCTCTACGCTACCATGATTCCCATCTCTGCCACTGCCTCTACTTGAGGACTCAGGAAGAGAGCAGATGCCGCGCTGACCCTTGATGCGGGCTGTACTCTCTCCATTGCATGTGGCACCTGTGTTCCTTGTGGCCCTTACCCGGGGTGCTGCAGAAAAGCAGCCGCTTATGCTTGTTACTTATAAGGTGTCCCTTAAACAACCCGCGGAGCCCTTGCTGCTGCCTCTCTGAACTATCTGACCCCACAGTAGCCAGAAAGCAGGCTTCTATGCACACCCTCTGCCAACCTCCTTTCATATCTAAGAGTTAGTGTCTTACTTCAGCAAGATTAAAGCCTGCTGTTTTACTCTCGGTATTGACCTTGCTGGcggccttccttcctcccttcaaactAGGATGGGGAGTCAGCTCTCTGTGGACTTGCTCAGCCAGGAAAGGAGGCTTActttttggaggggggggggcgTTGAGAGAGGTCAGGGTGGTTTCTTGCCCTGAGTGCATGGTGTGTGCCAGATAACTGGGaagggctgagggagggaggtgTGTATACAGAGTGGGTGGGGGAGGTTATGCTGCCTCTCTAGCTGAACCAGGGTGTTCATGTTTATACTCCGGAGGCTCCAGCTTCGGCAGGAAGCTTCTCTTTCCTAGACTGAGCCTGTATGGGCAGCCTGGAATGAAACCATCCTTGTTTGCCCTTGGAAACGGGGCCCAGTGTCTTAGTAGTTTGGGAGTTTTGTGGGATACTAAAATGCTAGGGTGGGAATGGGGCTCCCCTGACCTGAAGCCCCTGTTCCCTCAGGAGGAGCTAACCAGCACGAGCGTGGAGCACATCATTGTCAATCCCAATGCTGCCTATGACAAGTTCAAGGACAAGAGAGTGGGGACAAAGGGCCTCGGTGAGACTGGGCTCAGGTTGGGAGGGAATCATAGAGCAAGCCTAAGGGGTTTCCTGTCCTCAGCACTCAGTGGCTGTGCTCTGCTAAGACCCTCATCGCCCGGGTCTGTGACTGCACTGGGCCCAGGCCAGGCCACTCAGTCTAGCCTTCTTTTCTTGGCAGATTTCTCAGATCGCATTGGGAAAACCAAGAGGACAGGATACGAATCTGGAGACTATGAGATGGTTTGTCGTGTGTGTTGATGGACATGGGGCAGCAAGCCCACGGCAGGCCTGTAGCCAGGGACTGaggaatgtttgcctgcatgtatgtgtgtgcagcatgtgtgtgcctgatgtctgcagagaccagaagaaggaatATCAGATCTCCCAGAAACAgtgtgacagatggttgtgagccaccttgtggatactgggaactgaactcaggccttctgtgagagcagccagtgctttcagCTGCCGAGCTTGAGGGAGATGGTCTTGTTGTGAGGTGATCTGTTGAGGAGCCCAACAGGATGCAGTTGAGTGTTTTTTACCCTGCTGCTGGCCTGGAGTCTCCCAGCCTCTGGctacttccctttcttccatAGTAGGGCATCAATGATTCAGGACTTAGTTCTAAGCTTTGGATAAATTCTCAAGGCTTCCTCTGACGGGAGATGTAGCATCTTCTTTGCTTCTCTGTAGCTTGGCGAGGGCCTGGGTGTGAAGGAGACACCGCAGCAGAAGTACCAGCGGCTACTGCATGAAGTCCAGGAGCTGACAACTGAAGTGGAGAAAATCAAGGTAACTGCAGTCTCTGCTCCCCAGCTCGCCAGCCGCAGCTTTTGTAGCAGAGGAGCAGCacccagcaggaagagagagatccCTAAGCTGTGGGTAAAGGGTGTGAGCTTTGCAGAGTTGGGAGTTGCAAGTCTATTTAATGCTGTTAAATTCAGTCTTCTGGGGGCAGAAGAGATGACCCAGCGGCTAAAGCACTGGTCGCTCCTCTGGAGGACTCAGTACCTGCTAGGttcttacaaccatctgtaactccagccccgaATCCGATGCCCCTTGTAGCCCCCATGGTCACTgcacgcatgtggtacacagacatagataTGGTatagcacccacatacataaaataaataaaatcacctgGCCATAGTTTCCCTTGAGGGTGTTGCTATTTTGTCTTGCTTCATTCCTGCCAGCCTCACTACCCACCTCTTCTTTCCTAGACGACAGTGAAGGAGTCAGCCACTGAGGAGAAACTGACCCCTGTGGTGCTGGCTAAACAGCTGGCAGCCCTGAAGCAGCAGCTGGTTGCTTCTCACCTGGAGAAGCTGTTGGGACCCGATGCTGCCATCAACCTCACTGACCCGGATGGAGCCCTGGCTAAGTGAGTGCCCTCCTTGTGGAAACCATTGCTGAGTGGAACTGCGGAGGACTTCAGCCAGATACCAAAAGCAGCACCAAGTCAGGAGGCAGCCTTGCTGCTCTGTAGTGGCCTTGTGAGGCAAGGAGATCTAAGTAGTCATGCTCTTATTGTTCTCGTGACCCAGGCGCTTACTGCTGCAGCTGGAAGCCACAAAGAACAGCAAAGGGACTTCAGGAGGAAGGACCACAGGTGGGACCCCCCCAGAGAGTGGCCTTGTCACTTATGAACTGCACTCTCGGCCTGAGCAGGACAAGTTCTCACAAGCTGCCAAAGTGAGTGTCCCTTTAGAGGACCAGGCCTGGGGACAGAGTGCTGGGAAAGCTGTTGATTCCCCTTGAAGTCTTGCTCTCTTTGTCTCCCTTGCATAcctggttttgaggcagggtctcctgtagcctaggctagctcgAACTCAATATGTAGTTTAGGTTGGCTCTGAACgctggattctcctgcctctgcctcccaagtgatccATGTAATTCAAGTGTAAACTTAAGATTGTGGCTAGGGATGTGTTCCAGGAAAGGGGTTCCTTGGAACGGGAAAGCGGGGATGGGGGTGGCAAACCTCACCTCCTCCTTTCCATAGGTTGCAGAACTTGAGAAGCGTCTGACAGAGCTGGAGGCCACTGTCCGCTGTGATCAGGATGCTCAGGTCAGGGGCTCTCCTGTATTTAGTCAGCACCCTGAGCCTTCAGGTCCAGTGATTTCCAGAATCTGGGAGGGGTAAGCTAGTGGGTGCCAGCTGAAACCAGGAACGATAGAAGAAGGTAGTCAGCCCTGTGTAGGTATGAAGACTGCtgatttttctccttcatttcccaTCAGAATCCCCTTTCTGCAGGTCTGCAAGGAGCCTGCCTTATGGTGAGTGTGGAAGGACCGGTATTGTTTAGATTACAGAGGGCTATGGGAATGGATGACTTACAACAAGTACTTCTGGATCTCAGTGGTATATTCATTAGCTCCAGTGAAATATGAAAGACCTTTTTCTAGTCAGCTTCTTTCCTGGTGACACTTGTCCAAACCCTTTCCCCACCCTCTAGGAAACTGTAGAACTGTTGCAGGCCAAGGTGAGCGCCCTGGACCTTGCAGTTTTGGACCAAGTAGAGGCTCGGCTGCAGGTACTAAGTGGAGCAGCACTTGGGTTCTAAGTAGCCTGGGACTTTGGAAGCCCTGGGCGCCCTCTCACCCTTAACACCCTTTTTTCAGAGTGTCCTGGGAAAGGTGAATGAAATTGCCAAGCACAAAGCCTCTGTGGAGGATGCAGACACACAGAGCAAGGTCAGGAAGCCCCTCCCATCTTTATACCCCTTGTGCTCTGTCAGGGTCCCCCTCTGAGTGCTGACATCAGAATGCAGAGACTTAGAGTCTCAGGTCTTATCAGTAGTTGCCTTCTCCATACCCTCAGCCATCCTTTCTGGGCCCTGTCATCTTCTTCCAGGTGCACCAGCTTTATGAAACCATACAGCGCTGGAGCcccactgcctctgccctccctgaGCTGGTGCAGAGACTAGTCACCATCAAGCAGCTACATGAGCAAGGTGTGAGGCTGGTCCCTACGCTTGGGCCCTTTTGTGTCCCTCTCTCACCCTGGGCTCTGCTCTCAACTGTGCCCCTATTCACGTTTTTTTGCAGCTATGCAGTT
This window harbors:
- the Dctn2 gene encoding dynactin subunit 2 isoform X2, whose translation is MADPKYADLPGIARNEPDVYETSDLPEDDQAEFDAEELTSTSVEHIIVNPNAAYDKFKDKRVGTKGLDFSDRIGKTKRTGYESGDYEMLGEGLGVKETPQQKYQRLLHEVQELTTEVEKIKTTVKESATEEKLTPVVLAKQLAALKQQLVASHLEKLLGPDAAINLTDPDGALAKRLLLQLEATKNSKGTSGGRTTGGTPPESGLVTYELHSRPEQDKFSQAAKVAELEKRLTELEATVRCDQDAQNPLSAGLQGACLMETVELLQAKVSALDLAVLDQVEARLQSVLGKVNEIAKHKASVEDADTQSKVHQLYETIQRWSPTASALPELVQRLVTIKQLHEQAMQFGQLLTHLDTTQQMIAASLKDNATLLTQVQTTMRENLATVEGNFASIDERMKKLGK
- the Dctn2 gene encoding dynactin subunit 2 isoform X1 is translated as MADPKYADLPGIARNEPDVYETSDLPEDDQAEFDAPLFPQEELTSTSVEHIIVNPNAAYDKFKDKRVGTKGLDFSDRIGKTKRTGYESGDYEMLGEGLGVKETPQQKYQRLLHEVQELTTEVEKIKTTVKESATEEKLTPVVLAKQLAALKQQLVASHLEKLLGPDAAINLTDPDGALAKRLLLQLEATKNSKGTSGGRTTGGTPPESGLVTYELHSRPEQDKFSQAAKVAELEKRLTELEATVRCDQDAQNPLSAGLQGACLMETVELLQAKVSALDLAVLDQVEARLQSVLGKVNEIAKHKASVEDADTQSKVHQLYETIQRWSPTASALPELVQRLVTIKQLHEQAMQFGQLLTHLDTTQQMIAASLKDNATLLTQVQTTMRENLATVEGNFASIDERMKKLGK